The genomic interval CTGCTCCGGCCGCGGCCCCCGCGCCGCCGCCCGACCCCGAGGCGCTCGCCTTCGCCGCGAAGGTCTCGGGCGTGCTCGGGGAGCTGGGCACCCCGGACGCCATGCCCGGGCTGCCGACGTGGCGCGTCGACGCGGGGCGGATCGTCGAGACGTGCACGCGCCTGCGCGACGCCGGGTTCGACTACCTGCTCTTCGTCTCCGCCGTCGACCGCCCGGCCGAGGGGCGCTTCGAGGTGCTCTACGCCTTCACGAGCTACGCCGGCGGCCGCCAGGGCGCCCTGCTCGCCGAGGTCCCCCGCGAGACGCCGGCGATCGACTCGGTCTTCGGTGTCTGGAAGGGCGCCGACTGGCACGAGCGGGAGACCTACGACATGTTCGGCATCGTCTTCCGCAACCACCCGTTCCTGAGGCGGATCCTCCTCGACGAGGACTGGCCCGGCCACCCGCTGCGCAAGGACTACGTGGACACCCTCCACGACGTCGTGAAGCGGCCCTACTGACCATGGAACTGCTCAAGGCGTTCAAGACGGCCGACGTTCCCGGCACCGAGGCCCCCATGGCCTACGAGGACTATTTCGTCAACATGGGGCCGCAGCACCCCTCGACCCACGGGGTGCTCCGCCTCGTGCTCAAGCTCGCGGGCGAGACCGTCCTCGGGGTCACCCCGGTGCTCGGCTACGTGCACCGCGGCGTCGAGAAGATGGGCGAGGCGATGACCGTGGTGCAGTTCACGCACCTGACCGACCGCCTCGACTACCTCTCGGCGCACATGAACAACTGGGGCTGGGCGCTGGCGGTGGAGGAGGCCCTCGGCATCGAGGTGCCGGAGCGGGCCCAGCACATCCGGGTGATCATGGCGGAGTTGACCCGCATGGCCTCGCACCAGCTCTGGTGGGGCGTGCTCGGGATGGACCTCGGCGCCTTCACCCCCTTCCTCTACGGCTTCCGCGACCGCGAGCGGATCAACGACATCTTCGAGAAGACCTGCGGCGCCCGGCTGACGATGAACTACATCCGTCCCGGCGGCGTCGTGCAGGACGTCGACGAGGACTTCGCCAAGGACGTCCGGGCGTTCCTCGAGTACTTCGCGCCCTGCATCACCGAGTACGAGGAGCTCCTCGGCGGCAACCTGGTCTTCCAGGAGCGCACCAAGGGGATCGGCGTGCTCTCGGCCGACCTGGCGCGCTCGCTCGGGGTCACCGGGCCGACCGCCCGCGCCAGCGGCGTCGACTACGACGTGCGCCGCGCGCGCCCCTACGGCATCTACCCGCAGCTCGCCTTCCGGGTGCCGGTCATGAGCGCAGGCGACTGCTGGGCGCGCTACCAGGTGCGCATCGACGAGATGCGCGAGAGCCTCGGCATCGTGCGCCAGGCGCTCGAGAGCATGCCCGAGGGACCGGTGCGGGCCAAGCTGCCGGCGATCGTCAAGATCCCGAAGGGGCACTGGCTCTCGCGCGTGGAGGCCGCCCGCGGCGAGATCGCCTTCTACCTGCAGGGCGACGGCGGCGAGAAGCCCTGGCGCGTGAAGGTGCGCAGCCCGAACTTCTCGAACCTCGCCGCGCTCCCGTACATCTCCAAGGGCCACCGCGTGGCCGACATCGTGGCGATCCTCTCCACGCTCGATGTCGTCATCCCCTGCATCGACCGCTGAGGCGCTGAACGCGATGGACAACTGGATCTGGCACACCGAGCGCATTCCGGCGGCCATCACCGCCTTCCTCACCGCGCTGCTCGGCAACCCGCAGCTCGTCGACCTGGTGAAGATGATCCTCGCCGCGGCGCTCCTGGCCGGCTTCGTCTCGCTCACGGCCCTCTCGCTGGTCTGGGTCGAGCGCAAGGTCGCCGCCCACGTCCAGCAGCGGCTCGGGCCGATGCGCGTCGGGCCGCACGGCATCCTCCAGACGCTCGCCGACGGCCTCAAGCTGCTGAGCAAGGAGAACATCACGCCGCTCGAGGCGGACCGGTTCATCTTCCACCTCGCGCCGCTGCTGTGCTTCGCCGCGACCTTCGTCGCGCTGGCCTTCATCCCGTGGGCGCCGGATCTGCAGGTCGTCAACTTCAACGTCGGCCTGGTCTTCGTGCTCGGGATCGGCTCGGTCGGCGTGCTGGGCATCCTCGCCGCCGGCTGGTCGAGCAACAACAAGTGGTCGATGCTCGGGGCGATGCGCGCCGGCGCGCAGATCATCTCCTACGAGCTGTCGGCGACGATCGCGCTGATCTCCATCCTGGTCTTCGCCGGCTCGCTCGACTTCCGCGAGATCGTCGCCTCCCAGGCCCAGGGCTGGTGGATCTGGCGCGCGCCGCTCGTCGGGATCGTGGCCTTCCTCATCTACGGCATCGCCTCGATCGCCGAGTGCAACCGCACGCCCTTCGACCTCGTGGAGGGGGAGAGCGAGCTGACCGCCGGCTTCCACACCGAGTACGCCTCAATCCGTTTCGCGATGTTCTTCCTCGCCGAGTTCGTCAACATCTTCCTCGTCTGCTCGATCTCGGCCACGGTCTTCCTCGGCGGCTGGATGCCGTTCCACATCGGCGGCGCCGCCGGCTTCAACCGCCTCGCCGACCTCATCCCCCCCTGGGCCTGGTTCTACGGCAAGGCGATGGCGCTCGTGCTCGTCTTCATGTGGGTGCGCTGGACCTTCCCGCGCCTGCGCGTCGACCAGATGATGCGCTTCGAGTGGAAGTTCCTCATGCCGCTGGCCTTCGTCACGCTCGCCGTCGCGAGCTGCCTGGTGACCGCCGGCTGGTACTTCTTCCCCGGGTAAGGCGGCAGGAGCGGCGGCATGGGCTATCTCGGACGGACGGTGACGGCGATCCAGGGCTTCGTCACCGGCATGGGCATCACGCTCGGGCACTACGTGCGCTTCTCGGAGGTCGTGACCCAGCAGTACCCCGAGAACCGCGAGTGCCTGAAGATGGCCCCGCGCTTCCGCGGCAAGATCCACCTCGTGCGCGACCCCGAGAACAACACGCACAAGTGCACGGCCTGCGGCCTGTGCATGAAGGCCTGCCCGAACAACTCGCTGACGGTCAAGCGCGAGAAGGACCCGGAGACGAACAAGTTCAAGCTCGCCGGCTACTATTACCACTTCGAGCGCTGCACGCTCTGCGGGCTCTGCGTCGACACCTGCAGGTTCTCGGCGCTCGTCATGGGCAACGACTACGAGAACGCCGCCTACGAGCGCGGCGCGCTCACCCTGCGGCTGGACACGCCCGACGGCGTGCCGCGGCCGGCGCCGGAGGCCCCGTGACGCTCGAGACGTTCTTCTTCTACCTCATGGCGGCGTTCATCCTGTTCTCCGCCTACTTCGTGGTGACCGCGCGCAACCTCTTCCGCTGCGCCATCGGCCTGGCCGCGGTGCTCATCGGCATCGCCGGCGTCTACCTGCTCATGGACGCCCAGTTCCTCTCGGCGGTGCAGGTGGCCGTCTACGTCGGCGGCGTCGTGGTCCTCGTCGTGTTCGCGGTCCTCATGGTCTCGGACGTCACGCAGAAGGAGTACCTGCGCTCGCCGTTCTCGCGCAGCGTCGCCGCCGCGATCATCGCCGAGCTGCTGCTGATGGTCGTCGCGGGCGCCGCGCTGATGCAGGGCTTCGGCGCCTCCCGCCCCACGCCGGCCTCGGCGCCGGTGCGGGAGATCGGGCACGCGCTGCTCGAGACGGGGCCGGGCGGCTTCGCCCTGCCCTTCGAGGTGATCTCGCTCGTGCTGGTCGCGGCGCTCATCGGCGCCTGCACGGTCGCGGGCGGGCCCGAGGACCGCGCACGGGAGGAGGGCCAGTGAACCCCGGGCTCGAGCACTACCTCGTCCTCTCGGCGCTGATCTTCAGCTTCGGCGTCTTCGGGCTGCTCACGCGCCGCAACCTCGTCGCGATGCTCCTCTGCGTCGAGCTCGTGCTCAACTCGGCGGCACTGAACTTCGTCGCCTTCCATCGCTTCCTCTTCAAGGGCGACCCCGGCGGGGTGGTCTTCCCGATCCTGATCATCGCCGTGGCCGCCGCGGAGGCCGCGGTCGCGCTGGCGGTCATCATCTCCCTCTTCCGCCACCGCAAGAACCTCGACGCGCGGGCCGCGGACACGCTCAGCGGGTGACGACGATGAACACGTTCTCCGGCCATCATCAGGAAGCGGCTTCGCTGTTCGCATCCCCAAGCCTGCAGCGCTGTGCGGGCGAGGCGCCCGCGCCATGACGACGGGCTCCTGGTTCCTCGACCACCTCTGGCTGGTGCCGCTGCTGCCGTTCCTCGGCGCGCTCCTCATCGCCCTCGTCCTGCGGCCGCTGACGAGCCCGCGCGTCTGCTCGGGGGCGGCCATCGCCGCCGTCGGCGGCAGCGCCTTCGTCGGCTGGGGCGCCGCCTTCGCCTACTTCGGCCGCCACGCGCACGACACGCTCATCCCCTGGCAGACGACCTGGCTGGCCTTCACCCCGAAGTTCCCGGGCAACGTCGGCGTGATCGCCGACGACCTCTCGATGCTGCTCGTGCTCGTGGTGACCGGCGTCAGCCTGCTCGTGCACATCTACTCCACCGGGTATCTGCACGGCGAGCCGGGCTACCCGCGGTACTTCGCCGCCCTCAACCTCTTCACCTGCTCGATGCTCGGCCTCGTCCTCTCCGTCTCCATCCTCCAGATCTACGTCTTCTGGGAGCTGGTCGGCGTCTCCTCCTTCCTGCTGATCGGGTACTACTGGGAGAAGCCGAGCGCGGTCTCGGCGTGCAAGAAGGCCTTCATCGTCACCCGCTTCGCCGACCTCGGCTTCCTGCTCGGGCTGCTCATCCTCTCCGGCTACGCCGGCGGCCTGGATTTCGCGCACCTCGGCGACCCGGCGACCATCTCCCGCCTCGAGGGCGTGACCCTCATGGGCGTGAGCGCGCTCACCCTGTCGGCAGTCCTCGTCTACTGCGGCGCCGCAGGCAAGAGCGCGATGTTCCCGCTGCACATCTGGCTCCCCGACGCGATGGAGGGGCCGACGCCGGTCTCCGCGCTCATCCACGCCGCGACGATGGTCGTCGCCGGCGTCTACCTCGTCGCGCGGCTCTTCCCGTTCTACGCCGCCACCGAGGGCGGCATGGCGGTCGTGATGGCGATCGGCACCTTCACCTCGCTCTTCGCCGCGGTCATCGCCGTGACGCAGTTCGACATCAAGCGCGTGCTTGCGTTCTCGACGCTCTCGCAGCTCGGCTACATGATGCTCGCGCTCGGCGTCGCCCGGGCCGAGGCGCCGCTCGGCTTCACCGCCTCGCTCTTCCACCTGGCGACCCACGCCTGCTTCAAGGCGCTGCTCTTCCTCGGCGCCGGCAGCGTCATCCACGCCGTGCACACCAACGACATCCGCGAGATGGGCGGGTTGCGCCGCAAGCAGCCGATCACCCACTGGACGTTCCTCATCGCCTGCCTCGCGATCGCCGGGTTCCCCGGGACCTCGGGCTTCTTCTCGAAGGACGAGATCCTCGCGGCTGCGCTGCACGGCGGGCACCCGGTGGTCTTCGGCGTCGCGCTCTTCGTGGCCGGGCTCACCGCGTTCTACATGTTCCGGATCTACTTCCTCACGTTCTGGGGCGAGCCGCGCGACCACCACAAGTTCGACCACGCCCACGAGTCGCCGGCGAGCATGTGGGTGCCGCTGGCGATCCTGGCGGTGCCCTCGATCTTCCTCGGGTACGTGCCCTTCGGCCAGTACGTCTACCGCGGGGAACTGGAGCACGCGAGCATCGACCCGATGATCGCGGTGCCCGCGACCCTCGCCGGCCTCACGGGCATCGCGACCGCGGCCCTGCTCTACGGCCGGCCCAGCGGCGCGCCCGCCCGGGTCGCCGCGGCGCTCGGCGGGCTCTACCGCACCGTCTACAACAAGTTCTACTTCGACGA from bacterium carries:
- a CDS encoding NADH-quinone oxidoreductase subunit D, translating into MELLKAFKTADVPGTEAPMAYEDYFVNMGPQHPSTHGVLRLVLKLAGETVLGVTPVLGYVHRGVEKMGEAMTVVQFTHLTDRLDYLSAHMNNWGWALAVEEALGIEVPERAQHIRVIMAELTRMASHQLWWGVLGMDLGAFTPFLYGFRDRERINDIFEKTCGARLTMNYIRPGGVVQDVDEDFAKDVRAFLEYFAPCITEYEELLGGNLVFQERTKGIGVLSADLARSLGVTGPTARASGVDYDVRRARPYGIYPQLAFRVPVMSAGDCWARYQVRIDEMRESLGIVRQALESMPEGPVRAKLPAIVKIPKGHWLSRVEAARGEIAFYLQGDGGEKPWRVKVRSPNFSNLAALPYISKGHRVADIVAILSTLDVVIPCIDR
- the nuoL gene encoding NADH-quinone oxidoreductase subunit L gives rise to the protein MTTGSWFLDHLWLVPLLPFLGALLIALVLRPLTSPRVCSGAAIAAVGGSAFVGWGAAFAYFGRHAHDTLIPWQTTWLAFTPKFPGNVGVIADDLSMLLVLVVTGVSLLVHIYSTGYLHGEPGYPRYFAALNLFTCSMLGLVLSVSILQIYVFWELVGVSSFLLIGYYWEKPSAVSACKKAFIVTRFADLGFLLGLLILSGYAGGLDFAHLGDPATISRLEGVTLMGVSALTLSAVLVYCGAAGKSAMFPLHIWLPDAMEGPTPVSALIHAATMVVAGVYLVARLFPFYAATEGGMAVVMAIGTFTSLFAAVIAVTQFDIKRVLAFSTLSQLGYMMLALGVARAEAPLGFTASLFHLATHACFKALLFLGAGSVIHAVHTNDIREMGGLRRKQPITHWTFLIACLAIAGFPGTSGFFSKDEILAAALHGGHPVVFGVALFVAGLTAFYMFRIYFLTFWGEPRDHHKFDHAHESPASMWVPLAILAVPSIFLGYVPFGQYVYRGELEHASIDPMIAVPATLAGLTGIATAALLYGRPSGAPARVAAALGGLYRTVYNKFYFDEIYLFITHKIIFRYISRPLAWFDRRIVDGTMDLTAQASRLGGAWLRLTATGRLQNALRFVSGGAALLMLTLIFAGPGIAALVAAGYGGIGAALAVQIVRNVRGTGEPLKNIPRD
- a CDS encoding 4Fe-4S binding protein, which codes for MGYLGRTVTAIQGFVTGMGITLGHYVRFSEVVTQQYPENRECLKMAPRFRGKIHLVRDPENNTHKCTACGLCMKACPNNSLTVKREKDPETNKFKLAGYYYHFERCTLCGLCVDTCRFSALVMGNDYENAAYERGALTLRLDTPDGVPRPAPEAP
- a CDS encoding NADH-quinone oxidoreductase subunit C; translated protein: APAAAPAPPPDPEALAFAAKVSGVLGELGTPDAMPGLPTWRVDAGRIVETCTRLRDAGFDYLLFVSAVDRPAEGRFEVLYAFTSYAGGRQGALLAEVPRETPAIDSVFGVWKGADWHERETYDMFGIVFRNHPFLRRILLDEDWPGHPLRKDYVDTLHDVVKRPY
- the nuoH gene encoding NADH-quinone oxidoreductase subunit NuoH — its product is MDNWIWHTERIPAAITAFLTALLGNPQLVDLVKMILAAALLAGFVSLTALSLVWVERKVAAHVQQRLGPMRVGPHGILQTLADGLKLLSKENITPLEADRFIFHLAPLLCFAATFVALAFIPWAPDLQVVNFNVGLVFVLGIGSVGVLGILAAGWSSNNKWSMLGAMRAGAQIISYELSATIALISILVFAGSLDFREIVASQAQGWWIWRAPLVGIVAFLIYGIASIAECNRTPFDLVEGESELTAGFHTEYASIRFAMFFLAEFVNIFLVCSISATVFLGGWMPFHIGGAAGFNRLADLIPPWAWFYGKAMALVLVFMWVRWTFPRLRVDQMMRFEWKFLMPLAFVTLAVASCLVTAGWYFFPG
- a CDS encoding NADH-quinone oxidoreductase subunit J — encoded protein: MTLETFFFYLMAAFILFSAYFVVTARNLFRCAIGLAAVLIGIAGVYLLMDAQFLSAVQVAVYVGGVVVLVVFAVLMVSDVTQKEYLRSPFSRSVAAAIIAELLLMVVAGAALMQGFGASRPTPASAPVREIGHALLETGPGGFALPFEVISLVLVAALIGACTVAGGPEDRAREEGQ
- the nuoK gene encoding NADH-quinone oxidoreductase subunit NuoK; this encodes MNPGLEHYLVLSALIFSFGVFGLLTRRNLVAMLLCVELVLNSAALNFVAFHRFLFKGDPGGVVFPILIIAVAAAEAAVALAVIISLFRHRKNLDARAADTLSG